From a single Leishmania major strain Friedlin complete genome, chromosome 27 genomic region:
- a CDS encoding conserved hypothetical protein (previous protein_id=AAZ09754.1) encodes MALLEWARQDATMKSSLELYCGPASKDLMIMDIPANVAVDAYLWEGLLVAESMLEADGTLLVVSPHAFSVRVRRFLQWRFLRAQCAVSEAGAVHYAVCSTVAAGFGDAAVRRDDFPGQLATGKRRPCKWNPYRRPEKRKFVASLRPWFTNAPFVKDALRCSLERERDAQERLRDADDAFFAVAHEMVEKGVHYSHPND; translated from the coding sequence ATGGCATTGCTGGAATGGGCACGGCAAGATGCGACAATGAAGAGCAGTCTCGAGCTCTACTGCGGCCCCGCAAGCAAGGATTTGATGATTATGGACATTCCCGCCAATGTGGCCGTCGACGCTTACCTTTGGGAAGGACTACTCGTCGCCGAGTCGATGTTGGAGGCTGACGGTACACTCCTCGTCGTGTCGCCGCACGCATTCTCTGTCCGTGTACGGCGTTTTTTGCAGTGGCGCTTTCTCCGCGCGCAGTGCGCCGTTAGTGAGGCCGGCGCAGTGCACTACGCTGTGTGCTCCACTGTGGCCGCCGGCTTTGGAGACGCTGCAGTGCGGCGCGACGACTTCCCCGGACAGCTTGCTACCGGAAAGCGACGGCCTTGCAAGTGGAATCCCTATCGTCGGCCGGAGAAGCGGAAGTTcgtggcgtcgctgcggccaTGGTTTACAAATGCTCCATTTGTCAAAGACGCCTTGAGGTGCAGTCTCGAGCGCGAGCGGGACGCCCAGGAGCGACTCCGCGACGCCGATGACGCCTTTTTTGCTGTTGCGCACGAGATGGTGGAAAAGGGGGTGCACTACTCGCATCCCAACGACTAA
- a CDS encoding conserved hypothetical protein (previous protein_id=AAZ09757.1), which yields MLRRTTARFYQSVTAPIGKGCVMPMKFDSLKPAYVPKSFTTQFFVLGTWSISNMITNFVIGFLIIASANGGLSGAWPPDPHSLHP from the coding sequence ATGCTGCGTCGTACCACCGCTCGCTTTTACCAGAGCGTGACCGCTCCCATCGGAAAGGGTTGCGTTATGCCCATGAAGTTCGACAGCCTCAAGCCTGCGTACGTGCCCAAGTCCTTCACCACTCAGTTTTTCGTTCTGGGCACATGGTCGATTAGCAACATGATCACTAACTTTGTGATCGGGTTCCTCATCATCGCCTCCGCCAACGGTGGCTTGAGCGGTGCCTGGCCCCCGGATCCACACTCTCTCCACCCCTAA
- a CDS encoding cytochrome p450-like protein (previous protein_id=AAZ09755.1), whose product MVFDTDFFVVNCSQMAANVLQSYIVAALHSAATQLPSSVQPYAMMLTREDMVSTTLATAIATAVILYTVITVVLPVLRMDFYLSKLPTIKNSIPFLGHALLLAGPSPWSKMSNWSLYPEKNLPQKKKSVDGPQTSRLVTYNVAGMRVIYINEPRLLRRVLLTHQRNYRKALAAAYKHFMCLLGTGLVTSEDEQWKKGRLLLSHAMRIDILDSVPEMAMKAVDRILLKLDAVDAKNPSVDLNEEYRHMTLQVISESALSLSAEESDRIFPALYLPIVHECNKRVWAPWRAYMPFLHGSRMRNRCLSELNKVLRDIICRRWEQRNDSNYTAKPDILALCISQIDRIDEKMIVGLIDDVKTILLAGHETSAALLTFATYEVLRHPEIRQKILEEATRLFDPARCTCTVQTRYGPRGVPALNDVRSLVWTPAVLRETLRRHSVVPLVMRYAAKDDVWPAADTGLDADVRIPAGCTIAVGIEGVHNNPDVWNKPEVFDPTRFIDAEIANDTNYLNQSTKDVKFAKKIDPYAFIPFINGPRNCLGQHLSMIETQVALAYMVLSYDLTIYRDPSYKGDVAAYEDAVGRHHDFIIPQVPHDGLKVWGTPNKLFM is encoded by the coding sequence ATGGTGTTTGACACCGACTTTTTTGTTGTGAACTGTTCTCAGATGGCCGCGAACGTGCTTCAAAGCTACATCGTGGCTGCGCTCCACAGCGCAGCCACGCAGTTGCCCTCCTCGGTGCAGCCATATGCAATGATGCTGACGCGCGAGGACATGGTCTCAACCACCTTGGCAACTGCCATTGCGACGGCTGTCATTCTGTACACCGTCATCACCGTCGTGCTACCCGTGCTGCGCATGGACTTTTATCTTTCGAAGCTGCCAACCATTAAGAACAGCATTCCATTTCTGGGGCATGCCCTGTTGCTGGCGGGCCCCTCCCCGTGGTCGAAAATGTCGAACTGGAGTCTGTATCCGGAGAAGAACCTGCCACAAAAGAAGAAGAGTGTCGACGGTCCTCAGACGAGCCGCCTGGTGACCTACAACGTTGCCGGCATGCGGGTCATTTACATCAACGAGCCCCGCCTACTGCGCCGCGTCCTACTCACGCACCAGCGCAACTACCGCAAAGCGCTTGCGGCAGCGTACAAACACTTCATGTGTCTCCTCGGCACCGGCCTGGTCACCTCAGAGGATGAGCAGTGGAAGAAGGGGCGCCTGCTGTTGTCGCATGCGATGCGCATCGACATTTTGGACAGCGTCCCAGAAATGGCTATGAAGGCGGTCGACCGCATTCTGTTGAAGCTCGACGCGGTTGACGCAAAGAACCCGTCCGTGGACCTGAACGAGGAGTACCGCCACATGACACTGCAGGTGATCAGCGAGAGTGCACTGTCACTCTCCGCCGAAGAGTCCGACCGCATCTTTCCGGCTCTCTACTTGCCTATTGTGCACGAGTGCAACAAGCGTGTGTGGGCACCGTGGCGCGCCTACATGCCATTTCTGCACGGCTCGCGCATGCGTAACCGCTGCCTCTCCGAGCTGAACAAGGTGCTGAGAGACATCATCTGCCGTCGCTGGGAGCAGCGCAATGACTCCAACTACACAGCGAAGCCTGACATTCTGGCGCTTTGCATTTCGCAGATCGATCGCATCGACGAAAAGATGATTGTGGGGCTCATCGACGATGTGAAGACAATCTTGCTCGCCGGCCATGAAACGTCGGCCGCACTGCTGACGTTTGCGACCTACGAGGTCCTGCGCCACCCTGAGATCCGCCAGAAGATCTTGGAGGAGGCCACGCGCCTCTTCGATCCCGCCCGTTGCACGTGCACCGTGCAGACTCGCTACGGCCCTCGCGGTGTGCCGGCGCTGAATGACGTGCGCAGTCTGGTGTGGACGCCTGCAGTGCTGCgcgagacgctgcggcggcacagcgTTGTGCCGCTGGTGATGCGGTACGCGGCGAAGGACGATGTCTGGCCTGCGGCAGACACCGGCCTCGACGCCGACGTCCGCATCCCCGCTGGCTGCACGATCGCGGTTGGCATCGAGGGTGTCCACAACAATCCTGATGTGTGGAACAAGCCAGAAGTCTTCGACCCGACCCGGTTTATTGATGCCGAGATCGCCAACGATACAAACTACCTGAACCAAAGCACGAAGGATGTGAAGTTCGCCAAGAAAATTGACCCATACGCCTTTATTCCCTTTATCAACGGCCCCCGCAACTGCCTTGGGCAGCATCTCTCCATGATCGAGACGCAAGTCGCCTTGGCGTACATGGTGCTGAGCTATGACCTAACGATTTACCGCGACCCATCGTACAAGGGTGACGTTGCGGCGTACGAGGATGCTGTAGGGCGCCACCACGACTTCATCATCCCGCAGGTTCCGCACGATGGGCTGAAGGTGTGGGGCACACCGAACAAGTTGTTCATGTAA
- a CDS encoding putative protein kinase (previous protein_id=AAZ09756.1) yields the protein MDKYEILAQIGDGTFGSVAKAVSKKTGQLVAIKKMKQKFYTWEECVKLPEVDVVRRIHGHPNVVKLREVIRENNELFFVFEYMDGDLLGVIKKAKQQGGPPATTPSTAPLIPYPLVKNYMRQMLQALVYIHKRGYFHRDMKPENLLIRKEASGDEVLKLADFGLVKEIRARPPFTDYVSTRWYRAPELLLQDRFYGAAVDVWAAGCIMVELITMRPLFPGTNEVDQLFKIMSVLGSPTEEVWAGGLRLAKKIRYTFPKVAGSGLAQALPSHIPLPALDLLRQMLVYDPKVRLTAEQCLQHPFFNVGIDECNAPSAAALDQLALMAKRMLPGSKTAPPALKSPTTDQVAALKAARASTDASLSDTSSRKFYLLGTLKDRAPSLPKLSVALSTSPPSLDALPNASSPLRGRGVLSPAGMPVLANGHQCLSLTTTVAKGKRRSQETADTSLAKKLAGLKNVPTGKGKLPVSYGLPAASAVHSPRAAPNLKVSASVARPCPLAPTANNRDAVASPRRHNPYKEAETTSPTAASAAAKVEIDLDELMEEFASEMTAMGVLAQRHDSGASAESKSESYVSQPALPPDPVATLLNNSRYKRKSTTSADPLLKGNNSPRATHQLDTRKVDDVAAKSDLPRIDHSAPKGMSPSLKALLAKHKTSGLAFP from the coding sequence ATGGACAAGTATGAAATTCTCGCTCAAATCGGAGATGGCACGTTTGGCTCCGTCGCAAAGGCCGTGAGCAAGAAAACCGGCCAGCTTGTAGCCATCAAGAAGATGAAGCAGAAATTCTACACGTGGGAGGAGTGCGTCAAGCTTCCCGAAGTGGACGTTGTGCGGCGCATTCACGGCCACCCCAACGTGGTGAAGCTGCGTGAGGTAATTCGTGAGAACAACGAGCTGTTTTTCGTCTTCGAGTACATGGACGGCGATTTACTCGGCGTCATCAAAAAGGCCAAGCAGCAGGGCGGGCCGCCAGCTACCACACCGTCTACTGCACCGTTGATTCCGTACCCTCTTGTAAAGAACTACATGCGCCAAATGCTGCAGGCACTCGTGTACATCCACAAGCGCGGCTACTTCCACCGAGACATGAAGCCAGAAAACCTTCTCATTCGGAAGGAGGCGAGCGGTGACGAGGTGCTGAAGCTGGCAGACTTCGGACTCGTCAAGGAGATTCGTGCTCGCCCCCCGTTCACCGACTACGTGTCGACGCGGTGGTACCGCGCACCagagctgctcctgcaggaTCGCTTCtacggcgctgcggtggatgTGTGGGCTGCGGGGTGCATTATGGTGGAACTCATCACCATGCGGCCACTTTTTCCAGGCACAAACGAGGTCGATCAGCTCTTCAAGATAATGTCAGTGCTTGGGTCCCCCACTGAGGAGGTATGGGCCGGTGGACTCCGCTTGGCCAAAAAAATCCGCTACACCTTTCCTAAAGTAGCCGGCTCCGGCCTTGCTCaagcgctgccgtcgcacaTCCCGTTGCCGGCGCTGGACTTGCTGCGTCAGATGCTTGTCTACGACCCGAAAGTAAGACTGACGGCGGAGCAATGCCTGCAGCACCCATTCTTCAACGTCGGCATTGACGAGTGCAACGCAccatccgctgccgcgctggacCAGCTGGCGCTCATGGCAAAGCGGATGCTGCCAGGGTCGAAaacagcaccgccggcgctgaAGAGCCCCACCACGGaccaggtggcggcgctgaaggcTGCTAGGGCCTCCACCGACGCATCACTCTCGGACACCTCCTCGCGCAAGTTCTACCTGCTTGGCACCCTCAAGGACCGCGCCCCATCGTTGCCAAAGCTCTCGGTCGCGTTGTCCACCTCGCCCCCGTCCCTTGACGCGCTGCCGAACGCTTCGTCACCTCTGCGTGGGCGCGGGGTCCTCTCACCAGCGGGGATGCCGGTGCTCGCCAACGGCCACCAGTGCCTCAGCCTGACAACGACAGTGGCCAAGGGAAAGCGCCGCTCGCAGGAAACAGCAGACACCTCGCTTGCGAAGAAGTTAGCAGGCTTGAAAAACGTCCCGACAGGAAAAGGGAAGCTGCCGGTGTCTTACGGGCTGCCTgctgccagcgccgtgcaCTCACCTAGAGCGGCACCCAACCTGAAGGTCTCCGCATCCGTGGCGAGGCCATGCCCCCTGGCGCCCACCGCCAACAaccgcgacgccgtggcgTCCCCGCGGCGCCACAACCCGTACAAGGAGGCCGAGACTACGTCtcccacggcggcgtccgcggcggcgaaggtaGAGATTGACCTGGACGAGCTCATGGAGGAGTTTGCGTCGGAGATGACCGCCATGGgggtgctggcgcagcgacaCGACTCGGGGGCCTCGGCCGAATCGAAAAGCGAAAGCTACGTTTCCCAGCCAGCGCTTCCGCCCGATCCtgtggcgacgctgctgaacAACAGCCGGTATAAGAGGAAATCCACCACGAGCGCCGACCCACTGTTGAAGGGGAACAACTCGCCTCGCGCTACACACCAGCTGGATACAAGGAAAGTGGACGATGTTGCCGCGAAGAGTGACCTTCCTCGCATAGACCACTCCGCCCCGAAAGGGATGTCGCCATCGCTGAAGGCACTTCTAGCAAAGCACAAGACGAGTGGTCTGGCATTTCCGTAG
- a CDS encoding conserved hypothetical protein (previous protein_id=AAZ09759.1), giving the protein MCPADRVPRRQHRGLPPLSSQSKIIILLTNSTSIKMQQPYFGQQPMLPPGWQLSYTADGKPYYIDHNTKTTHWSIPPTAYEPYYNNGRGRGAGYRGGRQGIDRSKMKSKMCIYWEKNGNCAWGDRCAFAHGAEELRNPASQPRNDAPASA; this is encoded by the coding sequence ATGTGTCCTGCGGATCGTGTGCCTCGCCGCCAACACCGTGGTTTGCCACCGCTTTCCTCGCAGAGTAAGATAATAATCCTCTTAACTAACTCGACTTCTATCAAAATGCAGCAACCGTACTTCGGTCAGCAGCCCATGTTGCCACCTGGCTGGCAGCTGTCGTACACTGCCGATGGAAAGCCCTACTACATCGATCATAACACCAAGACCACCCACTGGAGTATCCCCCCGACCGCCTACGAGCCGTACTACAACAACGGCCGCGGTCGCGGGGCGGGCTaccgtggcggccgccaagGTATTGACAGATCGAAGATGAAGTCAAAGATGTGCATTTACTGGGAGAAAAACGGTAACTGCGCATGGGGCGATCGCTGCGCATTCGCGCAcggcgccgaggagctgcgtaATCCCGCGAGTCAGCCCCGAAACGATGCCCCTGCGAGCGCTTAA
- a CDS encoding conserved hypothetical protein (previous protein_id=AAZ09761.1) has product MSLQAGGVVNGVIPGVVPPHDRTQEVCKYFVNGGCLRGANCPYLHELPDERHLDVNGLGFILNPNVHNAQKTVASPQTQVAASTPSQPLKASGSSFTMMLNNQNASQSRVFSPTKAAKHQPPSMSGSSSASPQTMQMGKLPAPPKYNPPEPYLELNLPPALAFPLKVPAKDTTATLTHLMLQN; this is encoded by the coding sequence ATGTCGCTCCAGGCAGGTGGCGTGGTGAATGGCGTAATACCCGGTGTAGTTCCCCCGCACGATCGTACGCAAGAGGTGTGTAAGTACTTCGTGAATGGCGGGTGTCTGCGTGGGGCAAACTGCCCCTACCTTCACGAGCTGCCGGACGAACGTCACCTTGACGTCAACGGGCTTGGTTTCATTCTCAACCCAAACGTTCATAATGCGCAGAAGACGGTGGCGTCTCCGCAGACGCAGGTGGCGGCAAGCACGCCTAGCCAACCACTGAAGGCATCCGGCTCCTCTTTCACCATGATGCTCAACAATCAGAATGCCAGCCAGAGTAGAGTGTTCAGCCCGACCAAGGCCGCAAAACACCAGCCGCCCTCCATGAGTGGTTCTAGCTCAGCATCACCACAGACGATGCAGATGGGGAAGCTGCCAGCCCCTCCCAAGTATAATCCACCGGAGCCGTACTTAGAGCTCAACCTGCCTCCGGCGCTAGCATTCCCGCTGAAGGTGCCGGCGAAAGACACCACTGCGACCCTCACTCATTTGATGCTACAAAACTGA
- a CDS encoding conserved hypothetical protein (previous protein_id=AAZ09758.1), with protein MSFRQAVASVLAVLVLFSLALTSTHASSPAQWVPTLALFDINNSRILSTTGTSEAVSLGQRSLFVSRYDPNPSISVASLTFYGSENSYATRTFDFLTVPYCVVESGTTTACNLHDHMLYMMFRFRHRYETDFHAIVWQDPTPLSSTVKALQDFKAHLNRSDVVYPENDGTMRVEEAATCSDIMDECYLSRAATYTRSYKEIDPAQYSARFLFRIGKQYTMNGPLRVRLHSSLPHDAETIVDVVLVLCRQPSSNPLNHRWWIESVAGRLALLVVSVVTTFAFLTVTREVGALMVRQRRGEDVLAPTLLYSEEASDGPLVSFQRFAKVASNSLQAGVVYVWTKIHELICVNACCASRLRWLGARCPRVPAREHTAESQREITALNSTVFSEEEDPGPTCRICRCSEPHDDLFAPCACNGSSKFVHHNCLEQWREMTSNPQHRRVCAECKTPYTFVRVVVPQNPDLLTGSPIIESVVRHFAAKFLYLAMTVLFAVGGAYCLKAAFFLTTLCDTGVDWGFYHGYHWVLTAYFLAALTLNLSIMEPFVRGTMLTGVQLLFVLLSLFFIEIPMSYAMSAFLSLIFDRLFTWEVSYGAGLASAALLHLMDTFSNFAKILESFSEEREVVAARAESETQRSV; from the coding sequence ATGTCCTTTCGCCAGGCAGTGGCGTCCGTGCTGGCCGTGCTCGTGTTGTTCTCCCTCGCGCTAACATCGACGCATGCCAGCTCACCAGCACAATGGGTGCCGACGCTGGCCCTTTTTGACATCAACAATTCCCGTATACTTTCCACGACGGGCACATCCGAGGCCGTTTCTCTcgggcagcgcagcctcTTCGTGTCAAGGTATGATCCAAACCCTTCCATCTCCGTAGCCTCTCTCACATTCTACGGCTCCGAGAACAGCTACGCGACCCGCACGTTTGACTTCCTCACTGTTCCCTACTGCGTGGTCGAGTCTGGGACAACCACAGCGTGCAATCTTCACGACCACATGCTATACATGATGTTCCGCTTTCGCCACCGCTATGAAACCGACTTTCACGCCATTGTTTGGCAAGACCCCACGCCTCTCTCGAGCACCGTCAAAGCATTGCAAGATTTCAAGGCGCACTTGAATCGCTCCGACGTTGTGTACCCGGAGAACGACGGGACCATGCGCGTGGAGGAAGCTGCTACGTGCTCCGACATTATGGACGAGTGCTACCTCTCACGAGCGGCGACGTACACGAGAAGCTACAAAGAAATCGATCCTGCCCAGTACTCTGCCCGATTTCTCTTCCGCATCGGCAAGCAGTACACAATGAACGGCCCGTTGCGCGTCCGCCTCCACAGCAGCCTCCCGCACGATGCCGAGACGATCGTAGACGTTGTGCTCGTACTGTGCCGACAGCCGTCGTCAAACCCGCTCAACCATCGGTGGTGGATCGAGAGCGTGGCAGGCCGCTTGGCGCTTCTTGTGGTGAGCGTCGTGACAACATTTGCCTTCCTCACCGTGACGCGGGAGGTCGGAGCGCTAATGGTGCGCCAGCGTAGAGGCGAAGACGTATTAGCACCAACGCTGCTCTACAGCGAAGAGGCCAGCGACGGCCCCCTCGTCTCCTTTCAGCGCTTCGCAAAGGTGGCGTCAAACAGTCTGCAGGCGGGTGTGGTGTATGTGTGGACCAAGATCCACGAACTCATATGCGTGAatgcgtgctgcgcgtcgcGCCTCCGATGGCTGGGGGCGCGATGCCCCCGTGTGCCTGCTCGCGAGCACACCGCAGAGTCGCAGCGCGAGATCACCGCCCTCAACTCGACGGTCTtctcggaggaggaggacccGGGACCGACGTGCCGCATCTGCCGCTGTTCAGAGCCGCATGACGACCTCTTCGCTCCATGCGCCTGCAACGGTTCGAGCAAGTTTGTGCACCACAACTGCCTCGAGCAGTGGCGCGAGATGACAAGCAACCCACAGCACcgtcgcgtgtgcgcggagTGCAAAACGCCGTACACTTTCGTGCGCGTCGTCGTTCCGCAGAATCCCGACCTTCTCACGGGCAGCCCCATCATCGAGTCAGTCGTTCGGCACTTCGCGGCAAAGTTTTTGTATTTGGCGATGACGGTGCTCTTCGCCGTAGGCGGGGCGTACTGCTTGAAGGCTGCGTTTTTTTTGACAACGCTATGTGACACCGGCGTCGACTGGGGCTTCTACCACGGCTATCACTGGGTTCTCACCGCGTATTTTCTGGCTGCGTTGACTCTCAATCTGAGCATAATGGAGCCGTTCGTAAGAGGCACGATGCTGACAGGCGTGCAGTTGCTATTTGTGCTGCTATCACTCTTCTTCATTGAGATTCCCATGAGCTACGCAATGTCCGCCTTCCTCAGCCTCATCTTCGATCGCCTTTTCACCTGGGAGGTCTCGTATGGTGCTGGTCTTGCGTCCGCGGCATTGCTGCACCTGATGGACACCTTCTCCAATTTCGCTAAGATACTCGAGTCTTTTTCGGAGGAGCGGGAGGTTGtcgccgcacgagccgaGAGCGAGACGCAGCGATCCGTGTAA
- a CDS encoding conserved hypothetical protein (previous protein_id=AAZ09760.1), with translation MRSQLIGHVSRSAVTPYGARVSKESAESVLLKQRMEVMKTVAAIRANEDTFGGARVSRHGCALPQMKAAPRDKIRKPLYTATSTNQYKTIKDLKADDGTEPDAAQLKRTSLVHDASGTLVTTESPHGNAPESRDPRKAVAEKHRAALVTPRPHVPTRIEQWIGSFGRSLGAVKPYAMGRSTKLATRHCFTDLPVDTNDRYVDRMQCCRPSKGLYAYY, from the coding sequence ATGCGCTCCCAGCTAATCGGTCACGTCTCGCGGAGTGCCGTTACGCCGTACGGGGCGCGCGTGTCGAAGGAAAGCGCCGAGTCCGTCCTCCTCAAGCAGCGCATGGAGGTGATGAAAACCGTAGCGGCCATACGGGCCAACGAGGACACCTTTGGTGGCGCTCGCGTATCGAGACACGGATGTGCGCTCCCGCAGATGAAGGCTGCACCACGAGATAAGATCCGCAAGCCCCTCTACACCGCCACCTCTACCAATCAATACAAGACGATCAAGGACTTGAAGGCCGACGACGGCACTGAACCGGACGCAGCTCAGCTGAAGAGAACGTCGCTCGTGCACGACGCTTCAGGTACGCTGGTAACGACTGAGTCGCCCCACGGAAATGCCCCCGAAAGTAGGGATCCACGAAAAGCGGTGGCGGAGAAGCACCGGGCGGCTTTGGTTACTCCTCGGCCGCATGTCCCCACGCGTATTGAACAGTGGATAGGGAGTTTCGGTCGTTCCCTCGGAGCGGTCAAACCCTACGCAATGGGCCGAAGCACAAAGCTGGCGACACGACACTGCTTTACTGATCTTCCTGTTGACACGAATGATCGATATGTGGATAGAATGCAATGCTGCCGCCCTTCCAAAGGCCTTTACGCGTACTACTAA
- a CDS encoding conserved hypothetical protein (previous protein_id=AAZ09762.1), whose translation MNASFGGSFARGVFAEREIGYGREVMNLPAYCMYISENDRQPLREQVLIMTKEIFSKVVYGTPQEQQYVKHRILSLMSGGFSYFTRECDVFDFAEDVRAPGADGAFRNGTNCLMSGEFSSYDLQKLPLIVEFNRFEVDYRGRRGICLFPEASYLNHSCEPNVELSIAYNSIKNNFFLSARAVRPIREGEELFINYMPGNNLPLSRLALAMKKRWGFECSCVKCKSRAVGAVTVVFVVLLIPIIVYIRRFIVERTKEKHRSL comes from the coding sequence ATGAACGCTAGCTTTGGCGGCTCCTTTGCCCGCGGCGTGTTTGCGGAGCGGGAGATCGGTTACGGCCGTGAGGTCATGAATCTGCCCGCCTACTGCATGTACATCAGCGAGAACGACCGCCAGCCACTGCGAGAACAGGTGCTTATCATGACGAAGGAGATCTTCAGCAAAGTCGTCTACGGAACGCCCCAGGAACAGCAGTACGTCAAGCACCGCATCCTCTCGCTCATGTCCGGCGGCTTTTCCTACTTTACTCGCGAGTGCGACGTTTTCGACTTTGCGGAGGACGTGCGTGCTCCCGGGGCCGACGGAGCCTTCCGCAACGGCACCAACTGCCTGATGAGCGGCGAATTTTCCTCTTACGATCTGCAGAAACTTCCTCTCATCGTCGAGTTCAACCGCTTCGAGGTAGACTAccgtggccgccgcggcatctGTCTCTTCCCGGAGGCCTCGTACCTGAACCACAGCTGCGAGCCGAACGTTGAGCTCTCCATTGCGTACAACAGCATCAAAAACAACTTTTTCCTTAGCGCCCGCGCGGTGCGGCCCATTCGCGAAGGCGAGGAGCTCTTTATCAACTACATGCCAGGCAACaacctccctctctcgcgtcTGGCATTGGCCATGAAGAAGCGCTGGGGGTTTGAGTGTTCCTGTGTCAAGTGCAAGAGCCGCGCAGTGGGCGCCGTGACCGTTGTTTTTGTCGTTCTTCTGATCCCCATTATTGTGTACATCCGCCGCTTCATTGTGGAGCGGACAAAGGAGAAACACCGCAGCCTGTGA